One region of Armigeres subalbatus isolate Guangzhou_Male chromosome 3, GZ_Asu_2, whole genome shotgun sequence genomic DNA includes:
- the LOC134227636 gene encoding protein canopy homolog 4: MRILVQIIYLLVPAVVYCGPEEKEGVKYASKCEACKILATELQARLTETGKSHDVIELGYSVDDVKPKKRTEYRRSELRLLESMENVCDRILEYNIHKERKDSTRFAKGMSQTFQTLHGLVDKGVKVDLGIPYELWDKPSAEITQMKTQCETMVENFEDIIEKWYFNKQEEVPLIKYLCEDRVLKANDHQCLYETLKAKSDDDEGDDRTEKKEEL; the protein is encoded by the exons ATGCGTATACTAGTGCAAATTATATATCTGTTAGTTCCGGCCGTTGTTTATTGTGGACCGGAAGAAAAGGAAGGTGTAAAGTACGCCAGCAAATGCGAAGCCTGTAAAATATTAGCCACTGAATTGCAGGCCCGCCTGACGGAAACAGGCAAGTCACACGATGTTATTGAGTTGGG CTACTCGGTGGACGACGTGAAGCCCAAAAAACGAACCGAATATCGACGGAGCGAGCTCCGGTTGCTGGAATCGATGGAGAACGTCTGCGACAGGATTCTCGAGTACAATATCCATAAGGAGCGCAAGGATAGTACACGGTTCGCCAAAGGCATGTCGCAAACCTTCCAAACCCTGCATGGTCTGGTGGACAAGGGTGTGAAGGTTGATTTAGGCATTCCATACGAATTGTGGGATAAGCCGTCGGCTGAAATTACTCAGATGAAAACGCAATGCGAGACGATGGTGGAAAATTTTGAGGACATCATAGAAAAGTGGTATTTTAACAAACAGGAAGAGGTTCCGCTTATTAAATATCTATGCGAGGATCGTGTTTTGAAAGCAAATGATCACCAATGTTTGTATGAGACGTTGAAAGCAAAATCTGACGATGACGAAGGCGATGATAGGacggaaaagaaagaagaactgtga